In a single window of the Terriglobus roseus genome:
- a CDS encoding LacI family DNA-binding transcriptional regulator gives MAVSPKPHDKKGKQSERIKIQDVARLAQVSLSTVSGVLNEKENVRPETRQRVLEVIAQLGYTPNLFASNLARRRTKIIGIIVSDLLNPFFAEIARALDKQARQHGYETFLTSTNFLPEQQCAAVRQMLSLRVAGIAMMTSENDPEAFIILKASGTPTVYLDNNHSAQHIGTVRVDKRHGMYLAVQHLLQLGHRQILLVKNSQQDAAVPPMHSHMERQIGFEEALREFNSRDTDVHIIDEPGEPAAAGLRAVETALKQNYHFTAVVAINDLVALGVLRGLQAAGKTIPQDVSVVGFDDTYLCRFLHPPLTSVATPREDLAKSVLQMLFAYIDGADHLPEPMLAARIVVRESTSRPTREALLQ, from the coding sequence GTGGCAGTCAGCCCAAAACCGCACGACAAGAAGGGTAAGCAGTCCGAACGGATCAAGATCCAGGACGTGGCGCGGCTTGCGCAAGTATCACTGAGCACCGTATCCGGCGTGCTGAATGAGAAGGAAAACGTGCGGCCCGAAACGCGGCAGCGTGTGCTGGAGGTGATCGCACAGCTCGGGTACACTCCCAATCTGTTCGCGAGCAATCTTGCGCGACGCCGCACCAAGATCATTGGCATCATCGTCAGCGACCTGTTGAATCCCTTTTTCGCCGAAATCGCGCGCGCCCTCGACAAGCAGGCACGCCAGCATGGCTACGAGACATTCCTTACGTCTACGAACTTCCTTCCCGAGCAGCAGTGTGCTGCAGTTCGCCAGATGCTGTCGTTGCGTGTAGCAGGCATCGCCATGATGACGTCTGAGAATGATCCGGAGGCCTTCATCATCCTGAAGGCCTCCGGCACACCGACTGTCTACCTGGATAACAACCACTCCGCGCAGCACATTGGTACTGTGCGCGTGGACAAGCGGCATGGCATGTACCTGGCGGTGCAGCATCTGCTGCAACTGGGTCACCGCCAGATTTTGCTGGTGAAGAATTCGCAGCAGGATGCAGCTGTGCCGCCGATGCATTCACATATGGAGCGGCAGATCGGTTTTGAGGAAGCCTTGCGTGAGTTCAACTCGCGCGACACCGACGTACACATCATCGATGAACCGGGAGAGCCCGCCGCGGCAGGTCTACGCGCGGTGGAGACGGCTTTGAAGCAGAACTATCACTTCACCGCAGTGGTCGCCATCAATGACCTGGTTGCGTTGGGCGTACTGCGTGGATTACAGGCTGCTGGTAAGACCATCCCGCAGGACGTCTCAGTTGTCGGCTTTGACGACACCTATCTCTGTCGCTTTCTTCATCCGCCGTTGACCTCCGTCGCAACGCCGCGTGAGGATCTGGCGAAGAGCGTTCTGCAGATGCTCTTCGCCTATATCGACGGCGCCGATCATCTTCCGGAACCCATGCTCGCCGCTCGCATCGTCGTGCGTGAATCAACCTCCAGGCCAACCAGGGAAGCGTTGCTGCAATAG
- a CDS encoding TonB-dependent receptor, protein MTLRKPFRSIVFGASFSSPMRIAAPLAIAATMMLSAGAQLSGKGTINGRVLDTEGAAVPDATVTITDNGTNKKISIKTSASGEYTFSLDPGKYTINVSHEGFKTVVQENVNVNALQSFSVDVSLPIGGTTEEITVSDAPPTIETSNATLGVTIEQEQYAALPLIQDGGSQRRATDFASLLPGVSAQTTNGNQTTNAGTVNGGGSRGAVSAIYINGVPITSVAGEGDPRFVWSSMAVDAIEQFQVQTVGYPAIYEGQGVQNYIVKRGTNKVHGAIYDYFRDTGLDTWGFQKSTNPITGKLQKPTEHQHEYGMFLGFPIIKDKAFIFGGYEGYHYTRQVPFQLETVPTARMRRGDFGELLTNPAACGTARTTVGVAGCIYDPSSTQLTTANGSATTQAYSRIPYANNIIPTAAQSAVAQRLQSYLPAPTNGNINNNYLVNYKTGLDNWTTTNRVDWTINEKQTFSAVIAFGRQASAGPAAVTVSSTSNGLPAPYISAQAFTPKTKVFLFEHTYAITPHITNQLKYGYGRYDGPGYNQDIGGTFGAAANGITGLPAGQASDSFPTVTFTGNTNINRWAGYSSNRPVASGYVALDNLQWVKGSHSMTFGFQVAWMQYNYLVNATGVNPLQLAFNSTATAGFSNNTTALATSGQAYASFLTGATNSGSFTQSAVPETGARFRPMSPYFQDNWKVNSRLTLDYGLRWDFFPAYTEVKDRFAYFDPNATNPLTGSKGAVAFGGQGNGHCNCSSPVNNYFKNFGPRVGFAFQADPKTVFRGSYGIVYTHGNANGGSATSRQGTGLEGYSVTPTTTFVQPVAGQTGSQYWKLDNPYPAYTAPPNLDPSIGTSYTTLTSASSQTPTYADPYYGGRAPQFINWSFGMQRELSPSTTLTISYVGSQGHFLQPDSLNARGLYSNQLDPKYLGLGSQLSNSATAANRAAAGITTLPYASFGGSQNPSIAQLLKPYAQYSSISDAYGFVGNTRFHALQIYATKRLTHGLTAMINYQWARSIDNNGTFRSGYDIPAAYSTDGQFHAARSLDKSLSLGDQRHKFVVTGAYNLPFGTGELGGGNPFTRALFGGFRLSSIFTAYSGAPLSITQNSCNTNPSQNVCYPTLNPNYVGNGRVQNLSRPHTQSDLGSVKYLDPSAFVATPDYRFATTARTAAYSGLFQPGNYKLDMSLRRAFGIPMGNLHEGTKLVFEADYFNVTNHTHFVYSQSNAALATWQPATSTTSSYGQMVVDTNAPTNRALQLAARIEF, encoded by the coding sequence ATGACTTTACGCAAACCATTCCGTTCGATCGTGTTCGGCGCCAGCTTCTCGTCGCCTATGCGGATCGCGGCACCGCTGGCCATCGCGGCAACCATGATGCTTTCGGCGGGCGCGCAGCTCTCCGGCAAGGGAACCATCAACGGCCGCGTGCTCGATACCGAAGGCGCCGCAGTCCCCGACGCCACCGTGACCATCACCGATAACGGCACGAACAAGAAGATCTCGATCAAGACCAGCGCATCGGGCGAGTACACCTTTTCACTCGATCCGGGTAAGTACACCATCAACGTCTCACACGAGGGTTTCAAGACCGTCGTGCAGGAGAACGTGAACGTCAATGCGCTCCAGAGCTTCTCGGTTGACGTCTCCTTGCCCATCGGCGGCACGACGGAAGAGATCACCGTATCGGACGCGCCGCCTACGATCGAGACCTCCAACGCCACCCTCGGCGTGACCATCGAGCAGGAGCAATACGCAGCCCTGCCGCTGATCCAGGATGGTGGAAGCCAGCGCCGCGCGACGGACTTCGCATCGTTGCTGCCGGGCGTGAGCGCACAAACGACCAACGGCAACCAGACCACGAACGCCGGTACGGTAAACGGTGGCGGCAGCCGCGGTGCGGTCTCCGCGATCTACATCAATGGCGTGCCCATCACCTCGGTAGCCGGTGAAGGCGACCCGCGTTTTGTTTGGTCTTCCATGGCCGTGGATGCGATCGAGCAGTTCCAGGTGCAGACGGTCGGTTACCCGGCCATCTATGAGGGGCAGGGCGTTCAGAACTACATCGTGAAGCGCGGTACCAACAAAGTTCACGGCGCCATCTACGACTACTTCCGCGACACCGGCCTGGATACCTGGGGCTTCCAGAAGAGCACAAACCCCATCACAGGCAAGCTGCAGAAGCCGACCGAACACCAGCACGAGTACGGCATGTTCCTGGGGTTCCCTATCATCAAGGACAAGGCATTTATCTTCGGTGGCTATGAGGGCTATCACTACACCCGTCAGGTGCCGTTCCAGCTCGAAACGGTTCCGACGGCGCGTATGCGGCGTGGAGACTTTGGCGAGTTGCTGACCAATCCCGCAGCTTGCGGAACAGCCCGTACCACTGTCGGCGTGGCCGGCTGTATCTATGATCCGAGCTCAACACAGCTCACCACGGCAAATGGCAGCGCGACGACCCAGGCCTATAGCCGTATCCCATACGCGAACAACATCATTCCGACGGCCGCGCAGTCTGCTGTTGCGCAGCGGTTGCAGTCCTACTTGCCGGCACCAACGAACGGCAACATCAACAACAACTACCTGGTGAACTACAAGACGGGGCTCGACAACTGGACCACGACGAACCGTGTTGACTGGACCATCAACGAGAAGCAGACGTTCTCCGCAGTGATTGCGTTCGGCCGTCAGGCCAGCGCGGGTCCGGCGGCTGTGACGGTCTCTTCCACGTCGAACGGTCTGCCGGCGCCTTACATCTCGGCACAGGCATTCACGCCGAAGACGAAGGTCTTCCTCTTCGAACACACCTATGCCATCACGCCGCACATCACCAACCAGTTGAAGTACGGCTATGGCCGCTATGACGGACCTGGCTACAACCAGGACATTGGCGGCACGTTTGGCGCTGCTGCGAACGGCATCACGGGGCTGCCCGCGGGCCAGGCTTCCGACTCGTTCCCCACCGTCACGTTCACGGGCAACACCAACATCAACCGTTGGGCTGGTTACTCCAGCAACCGTCCGGTGGCCTCGGGCTACGTTGCCCTGGATAATCTGCAGTGGGTCAAGGGCAGTCACAGCATGACCTTTGGCTTCCAGGTCGCGTGGATGCAGTACAACTACCTCGTCAACGCAACCGGTGTGAACCCCCTGCAGTTGGCATTCAACAGCACGGCCACCGCGGGCTTCAGCAACAACACGACAGCCCTGGCCACGTCTGGACAGGCTTATGCGAGCTTCCTGACCGGCGCAACCAACAGCGGTTCGTTCACACAGTCGGCCGTTCCTGAAACCGGTGCACGCTTCCGTCCGATGTCGCCTTACTTCCAGGACAACTGGAAGGTGAACAGCAGGCTGACGCTGGACTATGGTCTGCGCTGGGACTTCTTCCCGGCCTACACGGAAGTTAAGGATCGTTTTGCTTACTTCGATCCGAACGCAACGAATCCGCTGACCGGGTCCAAGGGCGCCGTGGCGTTCGGCGGTCAGGGCAACGGTCATTGCAACTGCAGCAGCCCGGTCAACAACTACTTTAAGAACTTTGGCCCACGCGTTGGCTTTGCCTTCCAGGCGGATCCGAAGACGGTCTTCCGTGGCAGCTACGGCATCGTCTACACGCACGGCAACGCCAATGGTGGTTCCGCTACCTCGCGTCAGGGCACGGGGCTCGAAGGTTACAGCGTTACGCCAACCACCACGTTTGTGCAGCCGGTTGCAGGTCAGACTGGATCGCAATACTGGAAGCTGGATAACCCCTACCCGGCCTATACCGCTCCGCCAAACCTCGATCCTTCGATCGGCACGTCTTACACCACGCTGACGTCCGCTTCGTCGCAGACGCCCACGTACGCCGACCCTTACTACGGCGGTCGTGCTCCTCAGTTCATCAACTGGAGCTTCGGCATGCAGCGGGAGCTGTCGCCCAGCACCACGCTCACTATCAGCTACGTTGGCTCGCAGGGTCACTTCCTGCAGCCGGACAGTCTGAACGCACGCGGTCTGTACAGCAACCAGCTGGATCCGAAGTACCTCGGTCTCGGTTCGCAGCTGTCCAACTCGGCTACTGCCGCAAACCGTGCTGCGGCCGGCATCACCACGCTGCCGTACGCAAGTTTCGGCGGATCGCAGAACCCGTCCATCGCCCAACTCCTCAAGCCCTACGCGCAATACAGCAGCATCAGCGACGCGTATGGTTTCGTGGGTAACACCCGCTTCCATGCGTTGCAGATCTACGCGACCAAGCGCCTGACGCATGGCTTGACCGCCATGATCAATTACCAGTGGGCACGTTCGATCGACAACAACGGGACCTTCCGGTCGGGCTATGACATCCCTGCTGCTTATTCGACGGACGGCCAGTTCCATGCGGCTCGCTCACTCGACAAGAGCTTGTCGCTCGGTGATCAGCGTCACAAGTTCGTCGTGACTGGCGCCTACAACCTGCCCTTCGGTACGGGCGAACTCGGTGGCGGCAACCCGTTTACGCGTGCGCTCTTCGGCGGTTTCCGTCTTTCGAGCATCTTCACCGCATACTCCGGCGCACCGCTGTCCATTACGCAGAACAGCTGCAATACGAATCCCTCGCAGAACGTCTGCTACCCCACCCTGAACCCGAACTACGTGGGCAACGGCCGGGTGCAGAACCTGTCACGGCCGCACACGCAGTCTGACCTGGGTTCTGTGAAGTACCTGGACCCCAGCGCGTTTGTTGCCACGCCGGACTATCGTTTTGCTACGACGGCACGTACGGCTGCTTACTCGGGTCTCTTTCAGCCTGGAAACTACAAACTGGATATGAGCCTGCGACGCGCCTTCGGCATCCCGATGGGCAATCTGCACGAGGGCACCAAGCTGGTGTTCGAGGCGGATTACTTCAACGTCACAAATCACACGCACTTCGTCTACAGCCAGTCGAACGCAGCACTGGCCACCTGGCAGCCGGCGACCTCCACCACTTCGTCCTACGGACAGATGGTCGTCGACACCAATGCTCCCACGAACCGCGCCCTGCAGCTTGCTGCTCGCATCGAGTTCTAA
- a CDS encoding GntR family transcriptional regulator, with product MSPLKKLHTSLSLTEQAHKSIRRYILAENPGADVRLTETFFAEQLGISKSPVREALNSLQSEGLVRIEPRRGAYVHQFTGKEISDLYNLREALETFAAEIVPITPELIAELRSSVDRTEELLRSRKKDEYIEEDIFFHRMIVGATGNLELSRVHSNLQDKLWLCRCQTYQLTSSDTPSAHRNITEAIASGDRLLAKERTSSHIQFVRSALVEAWERARLEEETGVSLPDTAAGVIF from the coding sequence ATGTCTCCTTTGAAAAAACTGCACACCTCGCTCAGCCTTACGGAACAAGCTCACAAGAGCATCCGGCGTTACATCCTGGCAGAGAATCCAGGCGCAGATGTTCGCCTGACCGAGACCTTTTTCGCCGAGCAGTTAGGTATCAGCAAGTCGCCGGTGCGCGAGGCGCTCAATTCCTTGCAAAGCGAGGGCCTGGTGCGCATCGAGCCTCGTCGCGGCGCTTATGTCCATCAGTTCACCGGGAAAGAGATCTCCGACCTCTACAATCTCCGCGAAGCCCTCGAGACCTTCGCAGCCGAGATCGTTCCTATCACTCCGGAGTTGATCGCCGAGCTCCGAAGCAGCGTGGATCGCACGGAGGAGCTTCTCCGCTCTCGGAAGAAGGACGAGTACATCGAGGAAGATATCTTCTTCCACCGCATGATCGTTGGCGCTACCGGCAACCTGGAGCTGTCGCGCGTGCACAGCAATCTGCAAGACAAGCTATGGCTGTGTCGATGCCAGACCTATCAACTGACTTCATCAGACACACCATCCGCCCACCGGAACATCACGGAAGCCATCGCCTCAGGAGATCGCCTGCTTGCAAAGGAGAGGACAAGCTCTCACATCCAGTTCGTCCGAAGCGCGCTGGTCGAGGCCTGGGAGCGGGCGCGCCTGGAGGAAGAAACGGGCGTTAGCCTGCCCGACACTGCCGCTGGAGTCATATTTTAG
- a CDS encoding M20/M25/M40 family metallo-hydrolase: MHALPIRFVSLLIALAGINHAVAQVRSTTDDLTWLTNTAAVSGYESALSARIADVLKDMRPQRDAMGNVSVTFGSGSPHRLIAAPIDEPGYVVSHIEPDGYLRVQRLPQAGMPPHYNEMQNAQQMLVTTSNGTSLPVVVAALSIHLTPGRANVPDPDDIDNMYVDIGAKSSADVLRSGVEVLSPLAADRTVMRVGPHDWVGTAIGDRFGAALLLQLARALAAKPGTGTTTIAFVTQQYAGSRGLTRVLQTTQPDELIYVGRGRPEPKSVLTPAILGSGAIAFTSNVDATASNWFGSAPLQHTGAASFLIKGYGPAFPLPAHTLHLGLPLQYPLTAGEMLDERDLYALQTDLFRYAGASFSAPPSMAPTATAYPQAAAKLSVKPEIGAVLKTLTETYGVSEVERMPREAVERLLPPWVKTETDAAGNLIVRFGKGEKPAAVFMAHTDELGFRIKSISADGTLELDNKGGGSPAFFWGHPALVHTSAGMLGAVVTLPDSFDTSQFHFPSDFRIAAKLNVGASSSAEAASLGIKVGDFVTIPKRLRTLQDGRVSVRSLDDRVGCTAMIEAVWALGKDFNRDVTFVWSTQEELGLLGATAFAGKANETKKVPETVFAIDTFVSSDTPLESHRFADGKLGEGFVIRAIDNSNIVPLSAVQRVRIIAGKHSIPVQYGVTGGGNDGAAFVRYGTTDVALSWPLRYAHSPAEVVDMRDVVALTDIVTALAKEW; encoded by the coding sequence ATGCACGCTCTCCCGATTCGGTTCGTCTCGCTCCTGATTGCCTTGGCCGGAATCAACCACGCTGTCGCCCAGGTGCGCTCCACGACAGACGATCTCACCTGGCTGACGAATACTGCCGCCGTCTCCGGCTACGAGTCCGCGCTGTCAGCGCGCATCGCCGACGTTCTGAAAGACATGCGTCCGCAACGGGATGCCATGGGAAACGTCTCCGTCACCTTTGGCAGCGGATCACCCCATCGCCTGATCGCGGCTCCGATCGATGAGCCCGGCTACGTCGTCAGCCATATTGAGCCGGATGGCTATCTGCGGGTGCAACGCCTGCCCCAGGCCGGCATGCCTCCCCACTACAACGAGATGCAGAACGCTCAGCAGATGCTGGTCACCACTTCGAATGGAACTTCCCTACCTGTCGTGGTGGCAGCGCTGTCCATCCACCTGACACCCGGCCGCGCGAACGTCCCGGATCCCGATGACATCGACAACATGTATGTCGACATAGGGGCGAAGTCTTCCGCCGATGTCCTGCGCAGTGGCGTCGAGGTTCTGAGTCCTCTGGCAGCAGACAGGACGGTCATGCGTGTTGGACCCCATGACTGGGTGGGCACGGCTATTGGAGACCGCTTTGGCGCAGCCCTCCTGCTGCAGCTTGCCAGGGCACTGGCCGCAAAGCCAGGAACGGGCACGACCACAATCGCCTTTGTCACGCAGCAGTACGCCGGCTCACGCGGACTCACACGGGTGCTTCAAACCACGCAACCGGATGAACTGATCTACGTCGGCCGAGGACGCCCGGAACCCAAATCTGTCCTGACACCCGCAATTCTGGGATCAGGCGCGATCGCTTTCACGAGCAATGTTGACGCCACTGCGTCCAATTGGTTCGGTAGCGCTCCCCTGCAGCACACCGGAGCGGCCTCGTTCCTCATCAAGGGCTACGGCCCGGCTTTCCCGCTTCCCGCGCACACGCTGCATCTTGGCCTCCCCTTGCAGTACCCGCTGACCGCAGGCGAGATGTTGGACGAACGCGATCTGTATGCGCTGCAGACTGACCTGTTCCGCTACGCCGGGGCCAGCTTCTCCGCACCTCCGTCGATGGCGCCCACGGCTACCGCCTACCCTCAAGCCGCTGCAAAGCTGTCGGTGAAGCCAGAGATAGGTGCCGTGTTGAAAACGCTCACAGAGACATACGGCGTGAGTGAGGTGGAGCGTATGCCGCGGGAGGCTGTGGAGCGTCTACTGCCGCCGTGGGTGAAGACCGAGACGGATGCGGCCGGCAACTTGATCGTTCGCTTCGGCAAGGGTGAAAAGCCCGCGGCGGTCTTCATGGCGCACACGGACGAGCTGGGCTTCCGCATCAAGAGTATTAGCGCAGACGGCACCCTCGAGCTCGACAACAAGGGTGGCGGCTCACCGGCGTTCTTCTGGGGACATCCAGCGCTGGTACACACAAGCGCCGGCATGCTTGGCGCTGTCGTGACTCTGCCCGATAGCTTCGACACAAGCCAGTTCCACTTTCCATCAGACTTTCGCATCGCTGCGAAGTTAAACGTGGGCGCATCCAGCTCTGCGGAAGCCGCCTCGCTCGGCATTAAGGTCGGCGACTTTGTCACAATTCCCAAGCGTCTGCGCACGCTGCAGGATGGCCGCGTCTCGGTCCGCAGCCTGGATGACAGGGTCGGATGCACGGCGATGATCGAGGCTGTGTGGGCTCTCGGGAAAGACTTCAATCGCGACGTGACCTTCGTCTGGTCCACGCAGGAAGAGCTCGGTCTGTTGGGGGCAACCGCCTTCGCAGGAAAGGCAAATGAAACGAAGAAGGTGCCGGAGACCGTCTTTGCCATCGATACCTTTGTGTCTTCTGACACGCCGCTGGAATCGCACCGCTTTGCTGATGGCAAGCTTGGCGAGGGCTTCGTCATCCGTGCCATCGACAACTCGAACATTGTTCCGCTCAGCGCAGTGCAGCGCGTACGGATCATCGCTGGCAAACACAGCATCCCGGTTCAGTACGGTGTTACCGGAGGCGGCAACGACGGCGCAGCCTTCGTTCGCTATGGCACAACCGATGTCGCCCTGAGCTGGCCCCTGCGCTACGCACACTCTCCCGCCGAGGTCGTTGACATGCGCGATGTGGTCGCGCTCACTGACATCGTCACTGCCCTGGCGAAGGAGTGGTAG
- a CDS encoding alpha/beta hydrolase family protein, with protein MRRSLSRLVLAFAWPIAAAGVSAQVAAGGGGNATPQQFFSVQPPFNAGDFVRPGRELSTTQRRNRNAAWRAEIRKQLYVPNKLPALEAKVWSTFSPMPGVIADRVTYATADGMRVPAIVYRPDPKLVHGKLPGVVIVNGHGGDKFSWYSFYSGMLFAKAGAVAVTYDPIGEGERNHQRLSAVSPSEHDAAVDLPHWGQRLAGLMQVDVMQGVSYLRSLPQVDPARIGTVGYSMGAFITGITGAIDPRIHAVLLSGGGTFDGPNDYFDTGKLPCQAAPYRALGVLGDRGPILYTLNAERGPMFVMNGDADTVMKMADHPPSWFAAVRERTIAMAGTDTNLFTTVLYPGISHRTSWVDLDGMLWLNHQLHFAFWDDAAIRAAGTTHVSTWIHANNVTISPNYIREDREGGLDAVGTSFPGIPRQDLMVLPDAEWQKQKDVLLYDAWAAKTRRTEQPEARAAVNNGESAVRALSPREVL; from the coding sequence ATGCGCCGTTCGCTATCCCGCCTCGTTCTTGCTTTTGCATGGCCCATCGCAGCGGCAGGCGTCAGTGCCCAGGTGGCTGCGGGTGGCGGTGGCAACGCGACACCGCAACAGTTCTTTTCGGTGCAACCGCCTTTCAACGCTGGAGATTTCGTTCGTCCCGGCAGGGAATTGTCAACGACGCAACGCCGGAATCGAAATGCCGCGTGGCGCGCAGAGATTCGGAAACAGCTCTACGTGCCCAACAAACTGCCGGCTCTGGAGGCGAAGGTATGGTCGACATTCTCTCCCATGCCGGGCGTCATTGCGGACCGTGTGACCTACGCCACGGCGGACGGTATGCGTGTTCCGGCGATCGTCTACCGGCCCGATCCAAAACTGGTGCATGGCAAACTGCCTGGCGTCGTCATCGTCAACGGTCATGGAGGCGACAAGTTCAGTTGGTATTCCTTCTACAGCGGCATGCTCTTTGCCAAGGCGGGAGCGGTTGCCGTGACATACGATCCCATCGGGGAGGGCGAGCGCAACCACCAGCGTCTCAGCGCCGTCTCGCCCTCGGAGCATGACGCTGCTGTTGATCTGCCGCATTGGGGCCAACGCCTGGCAGGTCTTATGCAGGTCGATGTGATGCAGGGTGTCAGCTATCTGCGGTCGCTGCCGCAGGTTGACCCGGCTCGGATCGGCACCGTGGGATATTCCATGGGCGCGTTTATCACCGGCATCACCGGAGCCATCGACCCGCGGATACACGCGGTTCTGCTCAGCGGTGGCGGCACCTTCGACGGTCCCAACGACTACTTTGATACGGGCAAGTTGCCATGCCAGGCGGCGCCCTACCGCGCGCTTGGTGTACTGGGTGACCGTGGCCCAATTCTCTACACACTCAATGCGGAACGCGGCCCGATGTTTGTGATGAATGGCGACGCCGATACCGTAATGAAGATGGCAGACCATCCGCCCTCATGGTTCGCGGCGGTTCGCGAACGGACCATTGCGATGGCCGGCACGGACACGAATCTGTTCACGACGGTGCTGTACCCGGGCATCAGCCATAGAACCAGCTGGGTCGATCTGGACGGCATGCTCTGGCTCAACCACCAATTGCACTTCGCCTTCTGGGATGACGCGGCGATCCGCGCGGCCGGCACGACGCATGTGTCTACGTGGATCCATGCGAACAACGTCACCATCTCGCCCAACTACATTCGCGAGGATCGCGAAGGCGGTCTGGACGCTGTAGGAACGAGCTTTCCCGGGATCCCACGACAGGACTTGATGGTGCTGCCGGATGCGGAGTGGCAGAAGCAAAAGGATGTCCTGCTGTACGACGCATGGGCGGCAAAGACCCGACGTACCGAGCAACCGGAGGCTCGGGCGGCGGTCAACAACGGGGAGTCCGCAGTACGCGCGTTGTCTCCGCGGGAAGTTCTGTGA